The following are encoded together in the Azospirillum lipoferum 4B genome:
- the maiA gene encoding maleylacetoacetate isomerase yields MKLHTYFRSSAAYRVRIALNLKGLAPEQAFVHLRRGEQAKPPYADLNPELLVPALEVDGPDGHHVLTQSLAIIEYLDETHPSPPLLPADALGRARVRALALAVACDIHPLNNLRVLGRLKAMGHSQEEVDGWYRHWIAVGLTALEAHLAGDPRTGRFCHGDSPGLADILLVPQVFNARRLSCPLDGYPTLLRIDEACRALPAFAAAAPDGQPDADA; encoded by the coding sequence GTGAAACTCCACACCTACTTCCGCTCCTCCGCCGCCTACCGCGTGCGCATCGCCCTGAACCTGAAGGGGCTGGCGCCGGAGCAGGCCTTCGTCCATCTGCGCCGCGGCGAGCAGGCCAAGCCGCCCTATGCCGACCTCAACCCGGAACTTCTGGTGCCGGCGCTGGAGGTCGACGGGCCGGACGGACACCATGTGCTGACCCAGTCGCTTGCCATCATCGAGTATCTGGACGAGACGCATCCCAGCCCACCGCTGCTGCCGGCCGATGCGTTGGGCCGCGCGCGGGTGCGGGCGCTGGCGCTGGCGGTGGCCTGCGACATTCATCCGCTGAACAATCTGCGGGTGCTGGGCCGGCTGAAGGCGATGGGCCACAGCCAGGAGGAGGTCGACGGCTGGTACCGCCACTGGATCGCCGTCGGGCTGACGGCGCTGGAGGCGCATCTGGCCGGCGATCCGCGCACCGGCCGCTTCTGCCACGGCGATTCGCCGGGACTGGCAGACATCCTGCTGGTGCCGCAGGTGTTCAATGCGCGGCGGCTGTCCTGCCCGCTGGACGGCTATCCGACCCTGCTGCGCATCGACGAGGCATGCCGTGCCCTGCCGGCCTTCGCCGCCGCCGCTCCCGACGGCCAGCCCGACGCGGACGCCTGA